The genomic DNA GTTGCAGGCATACTGGGAGCTCTCTTTGTTGTTTGGCCCAAGAAGTGAAGATTTCAATGCGGAAACGGTGAGTTGCCCTTCAACTTTTGCTTTCGAGATCGTGCCTGGTACGTAAGTTAGGCGTCTATCGAAACTTGAGTATTCCTCACGCCTATTTTCTAGACGAATTGTCTGTAGTCAAAATCCTGTAAGTTGAGACATGAGCTGTATGTATGTACACAGATTAATGCTTATTAATTCTCAGCATCCTTCAGCCCCCGGACATCGATATTGTGGGTTTCTGCAGAGATTCTAGCATCACTACTTCGTATTTTTTACATAGTATCCAAATCCTTTTGTTGTTCCTCTACAACCCTCTAGAATCCCACcatctccctttctctctccttaCGCTGTCGCCAAAGCCTTTTGACTCAACGTGATCTTGTCACCCAGGCTCAACGCAATACCCTGTGTCTTACTTCTTATCCTAACGTGACCAGTGATGTGACCATCTTCTGTCCTTTCAATTGAAGCGTTGGCAAGCGCATCTTCGCCAAAGAGGGATTTGGCAGCAAGATTGGCGCTGAGGAAGTCGCAGTCGCCAGAAAGAGCTGCTTCGGGAGTGAGAAGGGCCATGTGGGTCGATTTGAGAAGGTGATCGAGATAGGCTCGGAGATCGCTAATAGATGTTTGAACGGCCACCTTGTTCTGTTCAAACATGTCAGCTTCTGTCCTGGAAACAAACGGGATAGAAAAAATTCACCTCCCATTCGAACTCTGTCCACATGGATCTGAATTGCGCCTCGTTGACATAGTTAGGTTTGATAAAGCTCATGATGTCAACGTGAATGTCGGACATGACGATAGTCACATCGGCATCGGAAGCTCCTTGTTTGGAGTAAGTGATAGCGCCAAAGATGACACTAATATCTCGTCAGCAGTCATAATCCAGACGCAATAATGAACCTACCCAGTCTCGGTTGAAGAAACCTTAACGGTCGCGGACAAACTGTGGAACCCGTGCGGGGCAAGGGTAAATGGTGCTGGCCTCTCGACGAGCTTCAAATCTCCCAATGTCGCGAAATCCACCATTAAGTTCTGCAATGTCTCATTTGTAGTGTTGACAAGCAACACGTCGAGGATGATGTCGTATTGTGAGAGTGTAACGACGGTTTCAGCGTAGACGGGGTCGGAAAACCCGGTGAGTTGTGTGATTCGGGAGAGTTTGGAGACAAAGTCGTCTTGAGGATGGATAGAGCCGGTAGCCTTGACGACATCGTCAGACTAGTCGTTCATCAGCATTGATTTTGGTGCATAAATCATTTAGACCGCACTCACCTCGTCGACGTCCCCAACGACGGATTTCTTGGACAATTGCCTGAAAGAAATTAAATCATCCGCCTGAACCACCGACACCTTGCTTTcccgctccttcttctccagagccttcttctcctcagtTGCGACCATTTTGGCGTATGCCGCCTTGGTATCCTTCAAGAACACCTGGTGGAGGGCTTTACTGCCTTGAAGTTCGGCAAGAGTCTCGATACAGTTCATAATTCGCTCCTCGGCATCCTCGTCGATAGGGACAGCAGCAAACTTGCTCTGACCGACACGGATGACGGAGGTCATAATCAAGATGGCCTGAGCACGAAGGATGTTGATGCTCTGCTGATCAGAAGACGTAACTTCGGAATATCGCAAGACGAGCTTGGTCAATGTAGAAGCGAGAACGCTACCAGTGAAAAAGTCGCCGCCAAGGATGAGTGATCGAAGTGGAGGTTTTGAAGCGGATCGGACGGCTTCGAGGCGAGCGGCGGATGCGGAAGAGGTGTAAACAGTTTCGGTCGCGTAGGTACCGTCGGCGAGCACGCGGGTTGTGGTGATTGCCTTGGGTTGCTCCTGTTGCTCGGCGGGAGTCTCATCGGCTGCTTCGGCCTCGTCCAATAATCGCTACTGGGATAAGCAACCGACCTTAATTGAAGCAACTGTGTACTCACCTGTTCTGATGCAAGGATGGGGATCTCACCCAACACTTTTTGAATCGCGGCGATCGCTTGTTTGATATCCTCTGGCTGCTCACAGTATTCTCCGACAATCCACATGGCACCTCTGAAGACCTTGCCAGACTTGATCTCCCCGAATGTGGAGATAAGCTTTTCGGTAATAGCTGTTCGGAGTTTGGGGAATTTTTCGACGACTTCTCGGACAAAGGCGATAACGTCGACGGCTGAAGGGTTGTTGGAGTCGCCAAGGAAGTCCATGAGGACGTAAACGACGTTGGCGGCAACTTCAGAGAAACGAATGGCGCAAGAGTGGATGCTTTGAATAAGAAGTTGTCGGTATTCGAGGTTCTGCCAAGGTGTTAGATAAAGAAATGGTAAGATCGTGACAACTTGCCTTATCAAAATCCTGATCGAGAGTGCCTTGAagctgcttcttcaagaacAAGACGACTTCCTCCACATTCCGGCTGGAAACCATTTCGAGAGCAACCCCGATAGCCTTTCGCTTCACTTCCATGTCGGGGCTACTCCATGTCAGTCGAGAGACCTACAATGCACATGGTCATACACACCTGCTCAGGACCTTTAAGATATCCATAACCATCCCATCCAGAACATTCTCGTGCTTCGCCCTGAGGTTGTTGAATCTGTCAAGAACAATGAGCTTGACATTGTTGTCGGCCTCCTTGACAATGAGTTCGGcaagagcagcagcggcggccTTGACAGCTGCGGGATTTTGAGTGAGGGTGGTAAGGCTTGTAGCCGCTTCGTACTTGACAGCGTGAGATTTGGAATTGAGGAGTTCAAAGATGCATCGGATCCACTTGGCCTACATGGGGTTAGTCGGGTACAGTTTACAGATGGAAGATACTCACGCGATGACCACCTTCAGACCTAGCCTCCTTCCTTACAAGCTCAATCACAGCCATCTGCATCAACTCGTCCATGGACTCAATCTGATCAAAGTTGTTGAGGAGATATTGGACGGCTGTGGGCTGGGAGATGTTACAGAGAGTGACAAACGCGTTGCGCTTGCATGTAGAGTCGGATTCCTACGACCAAATCAGCTTTACTCTGGTAAGTAAAGAAATTACTCACGGCAGCAAGGAAGGTATCTAACAGCTCCGGCGCGTCGGGAATCAAGTGCTCGTGATCTTGGTAGATAGTGTAGACTGCAAACACGGCATTCTTCCTAACGAACGAGTGTCTGTGCTCCAAGCACTGTCTGACGGTGGGGACGAGCGGTTCCAAGAGCTCTGATTCGCGGACTTTCTGAAGGTATCTAAGGGTAGCACCGCGGATGTACTCGTTGGGATGTTGCTGCAACGGGTTAGTTAAAAGTTGGATGTCATGACTTGATGCTTACCAGATCGTTACGAATAGCATTGCTGAAGGATCGTTAGCCGAGTCAAAGCTAAATGCAATGATACTCACACTACCAATATCATCTCCTGCTTGAGTTTGCCATTCTCATCCAGCTTGGGACAGACCCTAAACACCGTTAGCACACTTCCACACTCTGACCGACGGACCCGACTTACTCCCAGTAGAAATGGAGCATCTTCTTGAGCTGCTTGCTTCGAGAGGGCATTACGTATTGAATGATGGGCATTAGAAGGGACGCCTATGGGAGTGTTAGACGCAGCCTACAGGGGCACGATACACATACATAGCTCTGGCCGTTAAGGGTGCCGACAATGATGGTCCTCATGGTCTCGAGCTTGACCTCGTCTGAGCCCTTCTGGAGAGCATTCCTGAGGTCATTGGTAGAGGGTGAGTCTAGAAGGTCGTCGTGTACTATGGTATAGCACGGTGCGTTTGTGGCCATGGTGGGCTATGTTATATGGATGTGGATCGAGGACATAGCCCATACATATCGTAGAGGAGTCGCGTCACACGGCGCCACGTTCGGGGATACGGAATTAAATactcctctcttcccctgtATATCTCCCCTATACTCACTCTTCTccatacatccatacataAACAAAAAACAATGGCCACCCCTACCGTCAACGTGGGTGCACATACTCCGTCCAGGTAGCACAGCTCACACATCGCAGGTCGTCCGTTGGTCCGCCCTCATCGCCGGTATCACTTACGGCATCTTCCACCAGTCCACATTACAAGCCAAGTACGACGAGGACAAGGCGAGTATTCATGATTTTCGTAGCGAACGGGATGCTAATAAAAGAGAACTCTCATTCCTGTAACATTGTCCATCAATTCTGCTTCTTACACCACTCCATATGCATCGCCGATCGAATTTGAACCTCGCGCGCAAACATTCAACGACACAGGTCAAGCACCATGCTGCCCACCGAGCACACCTCGTCgaggaggcgaagaaggcttatgctgcgaagaaggctgctCAGAGCGGAGGATCATCATGTGAGTGATGAAAACTGGATCCCTGCCGGGTGGAAGGTGGCTGGAAGCAATGCTCGGGATTGGTCGGAGATTGTCTTGGAGAGGTTGGAGGGATAAAAAGGGATACTCTGCTGCCTTGCGCGCTATGTGCTATGTGTCCAGTCGGTACGACTGTACGGCCATGTGGATTGTTGGCCAGACGATGAACAAACCAAGAAGTCAGCTTGGGCAGACGGAGCGGACTagttctcttcttcctaccTCGTCGAACCAGCCACATTTCTTCAGACTTTATCTCTACACTCAATCAAGACGAGTGCTAACGTCGCTGCAGTGATTACTGACCCGGAAGATCCCAAATTCGATCTCGAAAAGGTCATCAAGTCTTGGACCAAGGATTCATAGGGTTGTCGTTGGGTCTAGATTTTATACTATGCAAAACGATGCAAACGATGCACGGACTATTTTGCTTGGCCAATGTATCTCTAATGTAGCTAATATAGCTGCCATGTTAGGGTGTATATAAATCTTGTCGACGCCAGTCCATATTCGTATGCTCTGTTCTATTCGGATATCCGGATCGGAACAAACGAATTGTGCCCCAAAGCAAAAGTGGTGATGTGGAACATACACATTTGTCTGATTGAAACAATCCTATGAACGCGTACATCGTATTTCTCACTCTTGAGGTCCATTCAAATCCCAACTTCCTCGCCCAGCCTTATCCTTCATCTGCCCATAAACACACAATGGCTCACAACGAACCGATAACAATCGACGACGCCGGCGACGACTTCGACGCCGTCGAGGATAACCAGGC from Cryptococcus neoformans var. neoformans JEC21 chromosome 7 sequence includes the following:
- a CDS encoding expressed protein, yielding MHRRSNLNLARKHSTTQVKHHAAHRAHLVEEAKKAYAAKKAAQSGGSSLITDPEDPKFDLEKVIKSWTKDS
- a CDS encoding expressed protein; the protein is MATPTVNVVRWSALIAGITYGIFHQSTLQAKYDEDKVKHHAAHRAHLVEEAKKAYAAKKAAQSGGSSLITDPEDPKFDLEKVIKSWTKDS
- a CDS encoding ER to Golgi transport-related protein, putative, producing MATNAPCYTIVHDDLLDSPSTNDLRNALQKGSDEVKLETMRTIIVGTLNGQSYASLLMPIIQYVMPSRSKQLKKMLHFYWEVCPKLDENGKLKQEMILVVNAIRNDLQHPNEYIRGATLRYLQKVRESELLEPLVPTVRQCLEHRHSFVRKNAVFAVYTIYQDHEHLIPDAPELLDTFLAAESDSTCKRNAFVTLCNISQPTAVQYLLNNFDQIESMDELMQMAVIELVRKEARSEGGHRAKWIRCIFELLNSKSHAVKYEAATSLTTLTQNPAAVKAAAAALAELIVKEADNNVKLIVLDRFNNLRAKHENVLDGMVMDILKVLSSPDMEVKRKAIGVALEMVSSRNVEEVVLFLKKQLQGTLDQDFDKNLEYRQLLIQSIHSCAIRFSEVAANVVYVLMDFLGDSNNPSAVDVIAFVREVVEKFPKLRTAITEKLISTFGEIKSGKVFRGAMWIVGEYCEQPEDIKQAIAAIQKVLGEIPILASEQRLLDEAEAADETPAEQQEQPKAITTTRVLADGTYATETVYTSSASAARLEAVRSASKPPLRSLILGGDFFTGSVLASTLTKLVLRYSEVTSSDQQSINILRAQAILIMTSVIRVGQSKFAAVPIDEDAEERIMNCIETLAELQGSKALHQVFLKDTKAAYAKMVATEEKKALEKKERESKVSVVQADDLISFRQLSKKSVVGDVDESDDVVKATGSIHPQDDFVSKLSRITQLTGFSDPVYAETVVTLSQYDIILDVLLVNTTNETLQNLMVDFATLGDLKLVERPAPFTLAPHGFHSLSATVKVSSTETGVIFGAITYSKQGASDADVTIVMSDIHVDIMSFIKPNYVNEAQFRSMWTEFEWENKVAVQTSISDLRAYLDHLLKSTHMALLTPEAALSGDCDFLSANLAAKSLFGEDALANASIERTEDGHITGHVRIRSKTQGIALSLGDKITLSQKALATA